The window TGCCCCCACCCAGCCAGATGAAGATGCAATGTTCCGCCTTCCCCATCGGGATCGGCGCGGAGGTAGCGGCCCGCACTCCCATGGAGGCAAAAGGGGCCAAGGCGGCTGTCTGAAGAAAATGGCGACGTTTCATGGTCTTACGAATATCAGGGGTTGGTCTTCTTAAATGCGGGTCTTCCAGTAGTCGGGATGGCGTTTGGTGTGGGCCACAGCGATGATAAAAACCGTGTCGCCTTCATGACGATAAATCAGGGCGTATGAAAAGGGGGTGAGATTAAATCGGCGGTATGGATTCCAGGCAAAGTGGGCGCATTCAGGATGTTGGCGGATCTTCAGCAGAGCGGCTGCGTAGGCGTCAATAAATCGGGAGGCTTGCCAAAGAGTCTGTTCAGAAAGATATCGAATGGATTCCTCCAGCTCCAGGTCAGCCTCTGGATGCGTACGTAACTTATACATTGTATTTCGCTCTCAATTCTTGCACGACTTCGAGTGCGTCACGGCACTGCACCGTGCCGCTTTCGATTTCTTGCCAACGACGATCCAGGATGACTTTCAGATCGCGACTGAGTTCTTCATCCGAAGACGTAGCATAGACACTGTCTTGCAAACGGGCAGCAATCTCGAGTCGATCTTCTTCTGGCAAAGTCAGCAGATTGCTCAAAATGGATTCAGCAGAGGCAGTCATGGCAAGGAATTCTATACTAGATTTCAACCGATGGCTCAAGGAGCAAAGACCCATTCAGGGGCGTTCAGCAGGGCCCAGAGGACGTCCTCCAGGCGGTTGCGCCAGTCTTTGCTCAGGCGCTCCGTCGGCGCGTCACCCCGGCGGGCGGCGGCCTCTTCTTCGATGCGCAAGGCATTGGCGGCTGCATCCAAGTGATTCGTCCACGAGACATACTTCTGCGGGTAACGCGGCCCCGCTTTCACCGGTGAGACGGGTTGCAGACGCGAGTCATAGCCTTCGCTC is drawn from Prosthecobacter algae and contains these coding sequences:
- a CDS encoding type II toxin-antitoxin system RelE/ParE family toxin: MYKLRTHPEADLELEESIRYLSEQTLWQASRFIDAYAAALLKIRQHPECAHFAWNPYRRFNLTPFSYALIYRHEGDTVFIIAVAHTKRHPDYWKTRI
- a CDS encoding addiction module protein, producing MTASAESILSNLLTLPEEDRLEIAARLQDSVYATSSDEELSRDLKVILDRRWQEIESGTVQCRDALEVVQELRAKYNV